In one Rhizobium leguminosarum genomic region, the following are encoded:
- a CDS encoding p-hydroxycinnamoyl CoA hydratase/lyase, translating into MTDMKSPVLVEFDNGIAFVTLNRPEKRNAMNPALNARMLEVLDELEGDERCGVLVLRGAGESWSAGMDLKEYFRDNDDKPRDATLKARRQSGGWWGRLMYFEKPTIAMVNGWCFGGAFTPLVSCDLAIAAEEANFGLSEINWGILPGGNVTRAVAEVMRHRDALYYIMTGELFGGRKAAEMGLVNEAVPLAELETQVRKICASLLEKNPVTLKAAKDTYKRVRNLPWDLADDYIYAKLEQMLFLDKTKGRDEGLKQFLDDKTYQPGLGAYKRGR; encoded by the coding sequence ATGACTGATATGAAATCGCCGGTTCTGGTCGAATTCGATAACGGCATCGCTTTCGTGACCCTCAACCGCCCTGAAAAGCGTAATGCGATGAATCCGGCTCTCAATGCCCGGATGCTCGAAGTGCTCGATGAACTCGAGGGCGACGAGCGCTGCGGCGTTCTCGTGTTGCGCGGCGCCGGCGAGTCCTGGTCCGCCGGCATGGATCTGAAGGAATATTTCCGCGACAATGACGACAAGCCACGCGATGCCACGCTGAAGGCGCGGCGCCAATCCGGCGGCTGGTGGGGCCGACTGATGTATTTCGAAAAGCCCACGATCGCCATGGTCAATGGCTGGTGCTTCGGCGGCGCCTTCACGCCGCTCGTTTCCTGCGATCTCGCCATCGCCGCCGAGGAAGCGAATTTCGGCCTTTCCGAGATCAATTGGGGCATCCTGCCGGGCGGCAACGTCACCCGCGCGGTCGCCGAGGTGATGCGCCATCGCGACGCGCTCTACTACATCATGACCGGCGAATTGTTCGGCGGGCGCAAGGCCGCCGAAATGGGTCTGGTCAACGAGGCCGTGCCGCTGGCCGAGCTTGAAACCCAGGTCCGCAAGATCTGCGCCAGCCTGCTCGAAAAGAACCCGGTGACGCTGAAGGCCGCCAAGGATACCTATAAGCGCGTGCGCAACCTGCCCTGGGATCTGGCCGACGATTACATCTACGCCAAGCTGGAGCAGATGCTGTTTCTCGACAAGACCAAGGGGCGCGACGAGGGGCTGAAGCAGTTCCTCGACGACAAGACCTATCAACCGGGGCTCGGCGCCTACAAGCGCGGCCGCTGA
- a CDS encoding NAD(P)-dependent alcohol dehydrogenase has protein sequence MKIHAAVARAPHMPFSLESLDLEEPREGEILVRVVATGVCHTDIVMRDQHLPVPQPVVLGHEGAGIVERVGPGVAKVKPGDHVVMTFNSCGHCPSCNDHEETYCHEFFPRNFFGSRADGSSGLSYRGERVNGNIFGQSSFASHALCHERNIVKVQRDADLALLGPLACGIQTGAGAVMNALKVEPGKVLAVFGMGSVGLAAVMAARIVGASRIIAVDVNEARLALAAELGATDIVNGKASDAVAAIMALTGAGVDYAIDASGVPAVIDQCVRVLAPRGTCGIVGASPHGATLTLDLTHILSGGRRVRGIVEGDSNPDVLIPLLIDLHRQGRFPFDRLVTFYDFADINRAVEDAEKGIVLKPVVRQPAA, from the coding sequence ATGAAGATTCATGCCGCGGTGGCGCGTGCGCCGCATATGCCGTTTTCGCTGGAAAGCCTCGATCTGGAGGAGCCGCGCGAGGGGGAGATCCTGGTTCGCGTCGTCGCGACCGGGGTTTGTCACACCGATATCGTCATGCGCGACCAGCATCTGCCGGTGCCGCAGCCGGTGGTGCTCGGCCATGAAGGTGCTGGCATCGTCGAGCGTGTCGGGCCGGGCGTTGCCAAGGTGAAGCCTGGCGATCACGTGGTCATGACCTTCAATTCCTGCGGTCATTGCCCGAGCTGCAACGATCACGAAGAGACCTATTGCCATGAATTTTTCCCGCGCAATTTCTTCGGTTCGCGTGCCGATGGTTCGAGCGGGCTCTCCTACAGAGGGGAGCGGGTGAACGGCAATATTTTCGGGCAATCCTCCTTTGCCAGCCACGCGCTCTGCCATGAGCGCAATATCGTGAAAGTGCAAAGGGATGCCGATCTGGCGCTGCTTGGGCCGCTTGCCTGCGGCATCCAGACCGGCGCCGGCGCAGTCATGAATGCGCTCAAGGTCGAACCGGGAAAAGTGCTTGCGGTGTTCGGCATGGGGTCCGTCGGCCTCGCCGCCGTCATGGCGGCGCGGATCGTCGGCGCTTCGCGCATCATCGCCGTCGACGTCAACGAGGCGCGGCTGGCGCTTGCCGCTGAACTCGGCGCGACCGATATCGTCAATGGCAAAGCGAGCGACGCCGTCGCCGCGATCATGGCGCTGACGGGCGCGGGCGTCGATTATGCGATCGATGCCTCCGGCGTGCCCGCCGTCATCGACCAGTGCGTGCGGGTGCTGGCGCCGCGCGGCACCTGCGGTATTGTCGGCGCTTCGCCCCATGGCGCAACGCTGACGCTCGATCTCACCCATATCCTCTCCGGCGGGCGCCGGGTGCGCGGCATCGTCGAGGGCGACTCCAATCCCGACGTGCTGATCCCGCTTCTGATCGATCTTCACAGACAGGGCCGCTTCCCGTTCGACAGGCTCGTCACCTTCTATGATTTCGCCGACATCAACCGGGCGGTGGAGGATGCCGAAAAGGGCATCGTGCTGAAACCGGTCGTCCGCCAGCC